The Streptomyces sp. NBC_01353 genome contains a region encoding:
- a CDS encoding single-stranded DNA-binding protein: MAGETVITVVGNLVDDPELRFTPSGAAVAKFRIASTPRTFDRQTNEWKDGDSLFLTCSVWRQAAENVAESLQRGMRVVVQGRLKQRSYEDREGVKRTVYELDVEEVGPSLKNATAKVTKTTGRGGQGGYGGGGGQQQGGGSWGGSSGGGQQGGGGAPADDPWATSAPAGGGQQQQGGGGSWGGNSSGGGYSDEPPF, from the coding sequence ATGGCAGGCGAGACCGTCATCACGGTCGTCGGCAATCTTGTCGACGACCCCGAGCTGCGCTTCACCCCGTCCGGTGCGGCGGTCGCGAAGTTCCGTATCGCGTCCACCCCCCGCACCTTCGACCGTCAGACCAATGAGTGGAAGGACGGCGACAGCCTGTTCCTGACCTGCTCGGTCTGGCGTCAGGCGGCGGAGAACGTCGCCGAGTCGCTCCAGCGAGGCATGCGCGTTGTCGTGCAGGGCCGGCTGAAGCAGCGGTCCTATGAGGACCGCGAGGGCGTCAAGCGCACGGTCTACGAGCTGGACGTCGAGGAAGTCGGCCCCAGCCTCAAGAACGCCACGGCCAAGGTCACCAAGACCACGGGTCGCGGTGGCCAGGGTGGCTACGGCGGCGGTGGCGGCCAGCAGCAGGGCGGCGGCAGCTGGGGCGGAAGCTCCGGTGGTGGCCAGCAGGGTGGTGGCGGTGCTCCCGCCGACGACCCGTGGGCGACCAGTGCGCCGGCCGGTGGCGGCCAGCAGCAGCAGGGCGGCGGAGGCAGCTGGGGTGGAAACTCCAGCGGCGGCGGCTACTCGGACGAGCCCCCCTTCTAG
- a CDS encoding alanine racemase, whose protein sequence is MALSLYVDTARWRAHQKTVIDQFPGLIPVCKGNGYGFGHERLADEAARFGSDMLAVGTTYEAAKIKDWFGGDLLVLTPFRRGEEPVPLPDRVIRSVSSVDGVHALVGARVVIECMSSMKRHGILEEDLGRLHAAIEDVRLEGFALHLPLDRTDGTDAVEEVIAWMDRLRAARLPLHTMFVSHLRAQEQARLQQQFPQTRFRARIGTRLWLGDHEATEYRGAVLDVTRVSKGDRFGYRQQKAASDGWLVVVAGGTSHGVGLEAPKAMHGVMPRAKGVARAGLATVNRNLSPFVWAGKQRWFAEPPHMQVSILFVPADAQEPKVGDELVAHLRHTTTQFDRLVER, encoded by the coding sequence ATGGCGCTCTCCCTCTACGTCGACACCGCTCGCTGGCGGGCGCACCAGAAGACCGTGATCGACCAGTTCCCCGGACTGATCCCGGTCTGCAAGGGCAACGGCTACGGATTCGGCCATGAGCGGCTGGCCGACGAGGCGGCCCGCTTCGGCTCGGACATGCTGGCCGTCGGCACCACGTACGAGGCCGCGAAGATCAAGGACTGGTTCGGCGGCGACCTGCTTGTCCTCACCCCGTTCCGGCGGGGCGAGGAGCCGGTGCCGCTGCCGGACCGGGTGATCCGCTCCGTGTCGTCCGTGGACGGCGTGCACGCCCTCGTGGGCGCGCGGGTCGTCATCGAGTGCATGAGCTCGATGAAGCGCCACGGCATCCTCGAGGAGGACCTCGGCCGGCTGCACGCCGCCATCGAGGACGTACGGCTCGAGGGCTTCGCGCTCCACCTGCCCCTGGACCGCACCGACGGCACCGACGCGGTCGAGGAGGTCATCGCCTGGATGGACCGCCTGCGGGCCGCCAGGCTGCCGCTGCACACCATGTTCGTGAGTCATCTGCGGGCCCAGGAGCAGGCCAGGCTCCAGCAGCAGTTCCCGCAGACCCGGTTCCGCGCCCGGATCGGCACCCGGCTCTGGCTGGGCGACCACGAGGCGACCGAGTACCGCGGCGCCGTCCTGGACGTCACCCGCGTCTCCAAGGGCGACCGCTTCGGCTACCGCCAGCAGAAGGCCGCCTCCGACGGCTGGCTGGTGGTCGTCGCCGGCGGAACCTCGCACGGAGTGGGCCTGGAGGCCCCCAAGGCGATGCACGGTGTCATGCCGCGCGCCAAGGGCGTGGCCCGCGCCGGCCTCGCGACCGTCAACCGGAACCTTTCGCCGTTCGTCTGGGCCGGCAAGCAGCGCTGGTTCGCCGAGCCGCCGCACATGCAGGTGTCGATCCTGTTCGTCCCGGCCGACGCGCAGGAG
- the rpsF gene encoding 30S ribosomal protein S6 encodes MRHYEVMVILDPDLEERAVSPLIENFLSVVREGNGKVEKVDTWGRRRLAYEIKKKPEGIYSVIDLQAEPAVVKELDRQMNLNESVLRTKVLRPETH; translated from the coding sequence ATGCGTCACTACGAGGTGATGGTCATCCTCGACCCCGATCTCGAGGAGCGCGCTGTCTCCCCGCTGATCGAGAACTTCCTTTCTGTCGTCCGTGAGGGCAACGGAAAGGTCGAGAAGGTCGACACCTGGGGCCGTCGTCGTCTCGCCTACGAGATCAAGAAGAAGCCCGAGGGCATCTACTCGGTCATCGACCTGCAGGCCGAGCCTGCGGTCGTCAAGGAGCTCGACCGACAGATGAACCTGAACGAGTCGGTCCTCCGGACCAAGGTCCTCCGTCCCGAGACCCACTGA
- the rpsR gene encoding 30S ribosomal protein S18 → MAKPPVRKPKKKVCAFCKDKTAYVDYKDTNMLRKFISDRGKIRARRVTGNCTQHQRDVATAVKNSREMALLPYTSTAR, encoded by the coding sequence ATGGCGAAGCCGCCTGTGCGCAAGCCTAAGAAGAAGGTCTGCGCGTTCTGCAAGGACAAGACCGCGTACGTGGACTACAAGGACACGAACATGCTGCGGAAGTTCATTTCCGACCGCGGCAAGATCCGTGCCCGCCGCGTCACCGGCAACTGCACTCAGCACCAGCGTGACGTCGCCACGGCCGTGAAGAACAGCCGTGAGATGGCGCTGCTGCCCTACACGTCCACCGCGCGATAA
- the rplI gene encoding 50S ribosomal protein L9, with protein MKIILTHEVSGLGAAGDVVDVKDGYARNYLVPRGFAIRWTKGGEKDVAQIRRARKIHEIATIEQANEIKARLEGVKVRLAVRSGDAGRLFGSVTPADIATAIKSAGGPDVDKRRVELGSPIKTLGSHQVSVRLHPEVAAKLGVEVVAA; from the coding sequence ATGAAGATCATCCTGACCCACGAGGTCTCTGGCCTCGGTGCCGCCGGCGATGTCGTCGACGTCAAGGACGGTTACGCTCGCAACTACCTGGTCCCGCGTGGTTTCGCGATCCGCTGGACCAAGGGTGGCGAGAAGGACGTGGCGCAGATCCGCCGCGCCCGCAAGATCCACGAGATCGCGACCATCGAGCAGGCCAACGAGATCAAGGCCCGGCTCGAGGGCGTGAAGGTGCGTCTGGCCGTTCGCTCCGGCGACGCCGGCCGCCTCTTCGGCTCCGTGACCCCGGCCGACATCGCCACGGCGATCAAGTCCGCGGGTGGCCCCGACGTCGACAAGCGTCGCGTCGAGCTCGGTTCGCCGATCAAGACCCTGGGCTCGCACCAGGTGTCCGTGCGTCTGCACCCCGAGGTTGCCGCGAAGCTCGGCGTCGAGGTTGT
- a CDS encoding peptidoglycan bridge formation glycyltransferase FemA/FemB family protein, with translation MSLTLRTISREQHLAFIQSQPAASHCQVPAWADVKTEWRSENLGWFDKSGELVGAGLVLYRQLPKIKRYLAYLPEGPVINWYAPNLDDWLQPMLAHLKQQGAFSVKMGPPVVIRRWDSAAIKSGIQDPDVKRLKDVEASHIEPRAFEVADRLRKMGWQQGEDGGAGFGDVQPRYVFQVPLANRSLDDVLKGFNQLWRRNIKKADKAGVEVVQGGYEDLAEWQRLYEITAVRDHFRPRPLSYFQRMWTVLNNEDPNRMRLYFARHDGVNLSAATMLVVGGHVWYSYGASDNIGREVRPSNAMQWRMLRDAYAMGATVYDLRGISDSLDETDHLFGLIQFKVGTGGEAVEYVGEWDFPLNKLLHKALDIYMSRR, from the coding sequence ATGAGTCTGACCCTGAGGACCATCAGCCGTGAGCAGCATCTGGCATTCATCCAGAGCCAGCCCGCGGCGAGCCACTGCCAGGTCCCGGCGTGGGCTGATGTGAAGACCGAGTGGCGCTCGGAGAACCTGGGTTGGTTCGACAAGTCCGGCGAACTCGTCGGCGCGGGCCTCGTCCTGTACCGCCAGCTGCCGAAGATCAAGCGCTACCTGGCCTATCTGCCCGAGGGCCCGGTCATCAATTGGTACGCCCCCAACCTCGACGACTGGCTGCAGCCGATGCTCGCGCATCTCAAGCAGCAGGGCGCCTTCTCCGTGAAGATGGGCCCGCCGGTCGTCATCCGGCGTTGGGACTCCGCCGCCATCAAGTCCGGTATCCAGGACCCGGACGTGAAGCGCCTGAAGGACGTCGAGGCCTCGCACATCGAGCCGCGTGCCTTCGAAGTCGCCGACCGGCTGCGGAAGATGGGCTGGCAGCAGGGCGAGGACGGCGGCGCCGGCTTCGGCGACGTCCAGCCCCGCTACGTCTTCCAGGTGCCCCTCGCGAACCGCTCCCTCGACGATGTCCTCAAGGGCTTCAACCAGCTGTGGCGCCGCAACATCAAGAAGGCCGACAAGGCCGGCGTCGAGGTCGTCCAGGGCGGTTACGAGGACCTCGCCGAGTGGCAGCGGCTGTACGAGATCACAGCCGTCCGCGACCACTTCCGCCCGCGCCCGCTCTCGTACTTCCAGCGCATGTGGACCGTCCTCAACAACGAGGACCCCAATCGCATGCGGCTGTACTTCGCCCGCCACGACGGCGTGAACCTGTCCGCGGCCACCATGCTCGTGGTCGGCGGCCACGTCTGGTACTCGTACGGAGCCTCGGACAACATCGGCCGCGAGGTCCGGCCCTCGAACGCGATGCAGTGGCGGATGCTGCGCGACGCCTACGCGATGGGCGCGACCGTCTACGACCTGCGGGGCATCTCGGACTCGCTCGACGAGACCGACCACCTCTTCGGCCTGATCCAGTTCAAGGTCGGCACGGGCGGCGAAGCGGTGGAGTACGTCGGCGAATGGGACTTCCCGCTCAACAAGCTCCTGCACAAGGCGCTCGACATCTACATGTCGCGCCGCTGA